A single window of Sciurus carolinensis unplaced genomic scaffold, mSciCar1.2, whole genome shotgun sequence DNA harbors:
- the LOC124975895 gene encoding olfactory receptor 7A10-like, protein MEPGNNTSVSEFLLLGFSEDPELQPLIFGLFLSMYLVTVLGNLLIILATISDSLLHKPMYFFLSNRSFVDICFTSTTIPKMLVNIQTQTKAITHAGCITQMCFFLVFVELDNFLLSVMAYDRFVAICHPLHYTVIMNPQLCGLLVLVCWILSVLHALLQSLMVLRLSFCTHLEIPHFFCELNQVVQLACSDKFLNDVVMYFALVLLATCPLAGILYSYSKIVSSIHAISSAQGKYKAFSTCVSHLSVVSLFYCTGLGVYLSSAATHSSHSTSTASVMYTVVTPMLNSFIYSLRNNDVKRALRSLFGGKI, encoded by the coding sequence ATGGAACCAGGAAACAATACAAGCGTTTCGGAATTCCTCCTTCTGGGATtttcagaggacccagaactgcagcccctcatctttgggcttttcctctccatgtacctggtcactgtgctggggaacctgctcatcatcctggccaccatctcagactccctcCTGCACaagcccatgtacttcttcctctccaaccggtcctttgtggacatctgcttcacctccaccaccatcccaaagatgctggtgaataTACAGACACAGACCAAGGCCATTACCCATGCAGGCTGCATCACCCAGATGtgctttttcttggtttttgtaGAGTTGGACAACTTCCTCCTgtctgtgatggcctatgacaggtttgtggccatctgtcacccactGCACTACACTGTCATCATGAATCCTCAGCTCTGTGGTTTGCTGGTTCTGGTGTGCTGGATTCTGAGTGTCCTGCATGCCCTGCTGCAAAGCTTAATGGTGTTGCGTCTGTCCTTCTGCACACATTTGgaaatcccccactttttctgtgaactcaaCCAGGTGGTCCAACTTGCCTGTTCTGACAAGTTCCTTAATGACGTGGTGATGTATTTTGCACTTGTGCTGTTGGCTACTTGTCCCCTCGCTGGCATCCTTTACTCCTACTCAaagatagtgtcctccatccATGCAATCTCTTCTGCTCAAGgaaagtacaaagccttctccacctgtgtgtCTCACCTCTCCGTGGTCTCCTTATTTTACTGCACGGGCCTAGGTGTGTACCTTAGCTCTGCTGCAACCCACAGCTCACACTCCACTTCAACAGCTTcggtgatgtacactgtggtcacccccatgctgaactcCTTTATCTACAGTCTGAGAAATAATGATGTAAAGAGAGCCCTGAGAAGTCTCTTTGGagggaaaatatga